The segment CACGCCGGCCAGGCGGTGCGGCCGGCCGAGCGCGGCCGCGGCGGCGCGCACGTCCCCGGCGTCGACACAACTGCGGATGTACGTCGAGGAGAACACCAGCCCGTCCTCGGAGACCAGCGGCGCGTCCTCGAGGGTGAAGCCGAACTTGCGACCGAGAGTGTCGAGCAGCTGCACGTCGCCGGCTGCCTTGTGCCCGAAGCGGAAGTTGTCCCCCACCACGACGACCGCGGTGTGCAGCGCCTCGACCAGCACGTCGTGGACGAACTCGTTGGGACTGAGCTGGGAGAACGCCGGCGTGAACGGCACCACGCAGAGCGCGTCGACGCCGAGCTCCTCGATCAGCTCGGCCTTGCGCACCGACTCGGTGAGCACCGCCGGGTGCGACCCGGGCCGGACCACCTCGGCCGGATGCGGGTCGAAGGTCACCACCACCGACTGCAGGCCCAGGTCACGGGCGCGCTTCACCGCGTGCCCGATGATCGCCTGGTGCCCCCGGTGGACACCGTCGAACACACCGATCGTCACCACCGACCGGCCCCACCCGCCGGGGACCGACTCGAACCCCCGCCACCGCTGCATCGAACGCCCCTCCGCCGAACTTCCCGGCCCTAGCGTATCGAGCGCGGGGAGCGGCGGTCTGCCCCCTGCGACTCGTCCGGCTCGCTACGATTGATGCCGATATGAGCGTCGAGTGGACCCGTCTCGTCCTGCTCGCTGCGGAGATCGCCTTCGCGGTGCTCTTCCTGCGCGCGCTGCTCGGTCACCTGCGCCGGCACGATCCGCTGCAACGCGACGTCGCCCTGGTCTTCGCCCCGCTGATGCTCGCGTTCTGCGTCGACGGGCTGCGAGCCGCCCTGGGTCCGATGCCCGGCTGGGTCAATCTGCTGACCGCCGCAGCGCTGCTGGCCCAGCCCTATCTGACGCTGCGGCTGGCCGGCCGCCTGCGATCGGTACCGCGGGCACTGCACGTCGCTGCCCTGACCGGGTACGCGGCGGTGCTCGCTCCGTTCGCTGTGCTGCCCCGCCCGCTGGCGGTCGAGGCACGTGTCGCCGCGGTGGTCTACTTCCTGGCCGTCGAGGTGATCGCGGCCGGCCTGCTCTACGGCGAAGCCCGCTGCCGTACCGGTGCGAACCGGGCCCGGCTGATGACCGCGGCCGGCGCGACCCTGACCTTCGGTCTCATGATGATGCTGCGCGGGGGTGGCGATGCCGACTCCCCGTTACGGGCGGTCAGCGTGATCCTCGCTCTGGGCAGCGGACTCGGCTACCTGATCGCCTTCATGCCGCCCCGCTGGCTGCGCCGGCTCTTCTCGGCGGCGGCCGCCCAGTCGGTGACCGAGCGCCTGCTGGCCACCTCGGACCAGGTCTGGCAGACGTACGCGGAGATCATGCGCGAACAGACCGGCGCCGACGCGGTCGCCGTCCTGTTGCACGACGGCGACCGGACGCTGGCCCGCATCGCGTACGCCGGCCCGCCGCTCGCCTCCACCGACGAGCCGATCGACGCCGACCTGACCCGGCTCGTCGAACGGAACGTGCCGCTACGCCTCCAGGAGGCGGTTCCGGAGCTGGCCCGGCACTTCGCCGGCCTGGACAACGACTACGTCCGCGCGCTGTGCATGCGCGTCCCGCCGGACGTCGACGGCGCGGTGCTGTTCTTCAACCGGCACCGGAACCTGTTCAGCGAGGACGACCTGCGCCTGCTCACCGACCTGGGCGGGCAGGCCGGCCTGCTGGCCGAGCGGCAGGCGATCACCGACCGGCTGAGCGCGTCGGTCGCCGAGCTGACCCGGGCCAACCAGGCGAAGAGCGACTTCCTGGCGAACATGAGCCATGAGTTGCGTACGCCGCTCAACGCGATCATCGGGTTCAGCGACCTGATGCGGATGGAGGAGCCGGAAGGCGACCGCCGCCGGGTCCCGGCCGACTGGGTGGACCACGTGCACGGCAGCGGCCGGCACCTGCTCGGCCTGATCAACGACATCCTCGACCTGAGCAAGGTGGAGGCCGGGCGGATGGAACTGCGCCTCGCCCCGGTCCGCGCCGACACCGCGATCGAGGAGCTGCTCACCGCTCTGGCGCCACTCTTCACCGAGAAGCAGCTGACGGTGCGGACCGATCTGGCGCCGGTCACCGTGCTCGCCGACCGGGTCCGGCTGCGGCAGATCGTGGAGAACCTGCTCTCGAACGCGGTGAAGTTCACCCCATCGGGTGGCACGGTCTCGATCACGGTGGCGGCGGGCGGTGATGAGGGACTGATCACTGTCACGGACACCGGGGTGGGCATCGCGGCCGAGGACATCGAGCGGATCTTCGAGGAGTTCCAGCAGGTCGGCGACCCGTCGCGGCGGCACGCCGGAACCGGGCTCGGGCTGGCGCTCACCCGGCGGCTGGCCGAGGCGCACCAGGGCGGCGTCACGTGCGAGTCCGAGTTGGGGAAGGGGAGCTCGTTCACCGTACGGCTGCCGGCTGCCCCGGTGACCCAGGCGTCCGCGACCGGCGCAGCCGGCGCCCCGGCAGTGCTCCTGATCGAGGACGACCCGCAGTCGGCCGAACTCATGCAGACGCACCTGGCCAACGCCGGATACCGCGTCGAGGTGGCCGGAACCGGTGAGAGCGGACTGGCCGTCGCCCGCGAGCACCACCCCGACGCGATCGTGCTCGACGTGGGCCTGCCCGGCATCGACGGCTTCGAGGTGCTGCGCCGTCTCAAGGCGGACGCGCGGCTGTCCGGCGTACCGGTCTTCTTCGCCAGCGTCGTCGACGAGATCCCGGCCGGCCTGGCCCTCGGCGCGCACGACTACTTCGTGAAACCGGTCGACCCGGCGGTGCTGCTCAGCGCCCTGGCCAACGCGATCGCCGCCCGCCCGCGCGTCCTGGTGGTCGACCACGACGACGCGGTCCGCCGGACCATCGAGGAAGGGCTGCGAGCCGGCGGCGCCGACGTGGTCGCCTGCGCCGACGGCCACGCCGGCCTGGCCCGCAGCCGCGCCGAGGAGTTCGACCTGATCGTCTGCGACACGCAGTCGCCGGCCGCCGACGGCTTCAGCCTGCTGGCCGCGCTCGAGCAGGACCCCGCCGGCAGGCACACGCCGGTGCTGACCCTCCCGCTTCCCGACTTCTGGGGTACGCGTGCACACCCCACCGGAATCAGAAGTGTGGGACCGGTGGCGGAGGTCGCCGGGCTCACCGGGCCGCCGGCCCCGGTCCCGCCGCGATTGCGCAGCGCAGTCCCACGCCGGAAGGACGACCTGTGAGCGAACCGCACCGCATCCTGCTGGTCGAGGACGAAGAACTGAACCGGATGCTGGTCAAGGCCGTCCTCTCCCGGGCCGACATCGCCACGGTCCGGGACGCCGAGGTGGTCGACGCCGTCACACTCGCCGCGGCCCGCCAGCGCCTGGCCGAGACCGATGTCGACCTGATCCTGCTCGACCTCAACCTCCCGGACGGCGACGGACTCACCCTGGCCCGGGAGCTCGCCGCCGGCCCGCCGCCGGACGGCCGCCCGAAACCGCACGTGGTCGCGGTGACCGCCAGCGTCCTGCCGCAGGATCAGAAGGCCGCCCTGGACGCCGGCTGCGACGACTTCCTGGACAAGCCCTACGCGGCCGCCGACCTGGTGGCCACGGTCGCCCGCCACCTGCCGGCCTGAGCGGGAGCCGGTCAGGCCGGGGCGAGGACGATCTCGGCGCGGGCCTTGCCACCCCGCTCGCTGACGATCGCGAGGACCTCGCCGGACTGGTCGAACACCGCGTACGGACCCTCGATGCCGACCGGCTCCAGCGGACCGCCGTGGCGGAGCACCCGGGTCTCCTCGTCCGTGGCCGTACGCTGCGGGAACGACCGCCGGGCCGCCTCGGCGAGGGAGAGGCCGACCACGTCGGGGGCGCGCTCCTCCAACTCGGGCAGGGTGGCCGCGGCGTCGAGGGCCATGTCCCCGACGGCGGTCCGGCGCAACGCCGTCAGGTGACCGCCGACGCCCAGGGCGGCGCCCAGGTCGCGGGCGATCGCCCGGATGTACGTGCCGGACGAGCAGGTCACGTCGATGTCGACGTCGATCACGTCGGCGCCTTCGGGTCTCCGGATGTCCAGCACGTCGAGCCGGTACACCGTGATCCGCCGGGCCGGGATCTCGACCGTCTCGCCCTCGCGTACCCGTTTGTAGGCCCGTTCGCCGTTGATCTTGATGGCACTCACCGCGCTGGGCACCTGGTCGATCTCACCGACCTGCGCCGCCAGCCCGGCCCGGATCGCCTCGTCGCTCACCGCGCCGGCCGGGACGCTCGCGGTGACATCGCCCTCGGCATCGTCCGTGACGGTCGTCTGCCCGAGCCGGATCGTCCCCGCATAGCTCTTCCGCGAACCGATCACATAGGTCAACAGCCGGGTGGCCCGGTTCACCCCGATGATCAGGACACCGGTGGCCATCGGATCCAGCGTGCCACCGTGCCCCACCCGGCGGGTCTTCGCCAGCCGCCGGATCCGGGCCACGACATCGTGCGACGTCATCCCGGCCGGCTTGTCCACCACGATCAGTCCATCCGTGTTCACCCGCCCACCCTATTTCCGCCGTCCCACTCACCCTTCCGCGGCTGGCCCTCACGGCTGTTTGCGGGGCCGGGAAGCAGCCCTCAGCGCCAGCCGCAGAGTGGGTCAGCGGGTGGCGCCCGTTATCGCCCAGCGCGGGGACCGCCACCGCCAGACCAGGGTGGCGAAGCGGATCAACGTGAACAGCCCCAGCCCGGCCCAGACCCCGCCGAGGCCGAGGTCGAGGGCGTAGGCCAGCCAGATGGCCGGAAGGAAGCCGACCAGTGCCGAGATCAGCGTGATGGTCCGCAGGAACGCCACGTCCCCAGCGCCGATCAGCACGCCGTCGAGCGCATAGACGACCCCGGCGAACGGCAGCAGCGCCACGAACCAGGGCCAGACCACCGCGGCCTGGGCGTGCACCGCCGGGTCGGAGGTGAACCAGGTGGGGACCGCCGAGGCGCCGGCCAGGGCGAGCGCCGCGAAGAGGGTGGCGGCCACCCCACCGGCCAGGGTGACCCGGCGAGCCACGTCGCGGGCTTCGTCAGCATCGCCCGCACCCAGAGCAGCGCCGACCAGCGATTGGGCCGCGATCGCCACCGCGTCGAGGGCCAGAGCGGCGAAGAACCACAGCTGCAGCGCGATCTGGTGCGCACCCACCTCAGCGACGCCGAAGCGGGACGCCACCGCGGTCGCGGAGAGGAAGCAGGCCTGGAAGGCAGCGCCGCGGATCAGCAGGTCGCGACCGAGGACCACCTGGCGGACGATGATCGACGGGACCGGGCGCAGGGCTCGGGCCTCGCGGATCAGGGCCAGGAGGAACAGGCCGCCGCCGACGGTCTGCGCGACGACGTTGGCGATGGCGGAGCCGGTCAGGCCGAGCCCGAGCGGGTAGACCAGGATCGGGCAGAGGATCGCGGAGAGCACGTTCGCCCCGAGGACGATGTAGAGCGGGCGCCGGGTGTCCTGGACACCCCGCATCCAGCCGTTGCCGGCGGCGGCGAGCAGCAGCCCGGGCGCACCGAGGGCGGCGATCCGCAGCCATCCCGCGGCGGCCTCGGCGGTCTCCGGGTTGCCGGCCAGCAGACGGGCGAGCGGCTCGGCGCCGAACAGGCCGAGGAAGGCGAGGAGCACACCGACTCCGAGCGCCAGCCAGGAGGCCTGGACGCCTTCGGCGACGGCGGCCGGGCGGTCACCGGCGCCGAAGCGGCGGGCGGCGCGGCCGGTCGTTCCGTACGCCATGAGCGTGCCGAACCACACCGCGACCGACATGACGGTGCCACCGATGGCGATCGCCGCGAGCTCGACCCGGCCGAGGTGGCCGACGACTGCGGTGTCCACCAGGACGTAGAGCGGCTCAGCGGCCAGGACCACGAGCGCGGGCAGGGCCAGGCCGGCGATCCGGCGGGCCGTGGCGGTGCGCTGCGGTACGGCGTACGCGTCGGCAGGCGGGCTCATGGTGTCCCATGATGCCCGCCCAGCCGTAAGGGCCGCAAACGCGACCCGTCACTTACATCTACTGACGCGTGTCCAGCGAGGTCTGCAGGGCGCGGCGCGCCTGCTCGCGGGCCTCGTCGGTGGGCTGGGGCTTCGGCTTGGCAGCCATGAGAGGTATTCCTTCCACGGTGGGATGGGCGCAGGGCGCCCTGGAGTGGTCGAGCGGGGCGTCACCAGCCGATCCGGGATCGCCGGATCTCGGGCTGCGGTGACGCGGCCCGGGTCGGTGGACCCGGGTGGCTCGAGGTTTCGCGGAAGGCGGTGGTGGCGGCCGCGCAAAACCAAATCACCGTTCAGGACCCAAACTAACGTTCACTCATGGCTTCGGAACGCGGATCCCGGTATCCGGGACAACGAAAATGGGAGCCACCCGTTCGGGTGACCCCCATTTTCCTGCGTAAACGCGGTTCAGTTCAGGTATTCGTCAAGTAGGCGACGAACGGTGTCAACCACCTCGTGGGCCTCCCCGTGGCCGGTGAAGCCGGCCGCCAGCCGATGCCCGCCGCCGCCCTGCGCCACCGCCACGCCACTCACGTCCACGGCGCCCTTGCTGCGCAGCGACACCGACCACTCGCCGGCGGCGACCTGTTTCACCACCACCGACACGTCCGCCTCGGCGACCGAGCGGACCGGGTCGATCAGGCTGTCCAACACGTACGGCGGCTGCTCGTGCCGATCCAGATCGGCCAGCGTGGCATAGGTCCAGACCATGCCCCGCCCGCCGGCCGCGCCGGGTTCCAGCACCGCCCGGCCGAGCACCTCGCCGGTCAGCTTCATCGCCCCGAACGGACGGCTGTCGAAGATGCGCCGGGAGATCTCCCCGGGCCGGATGCCGGTGGCGATCAGGCGGGCCGCCAGCTCGTGCACCGCAACCGTCGTCATGTCGAACTTGAACGAGCCGGTGTCGGTCGCGAGTGCCACGTACAGACATTCGGCGATCTCCCGGTCCAGCGGGACGCCGAGCCGGGCAAGCAGCTGCTCGGCCACCACCGAGGTGGCGGCCGCCCGCGGATCGACCAGCCGGACGTCGCCGAAGCCGGTGTTCGAGGCGTGGTGGTCCAGCACGATGCTGCAGGGCGCGGCCTCGAGCCGGCCGGCGAGCGCGCCGAGGCGCGACTCGCTCGCCACGTCGAAGACCAGGACCAGGCGAGGGTCACCGAAGGCGTCCGGCTCCGGCACCAACAGATCAGAACCGGGCAATGCGGCGTACGGGTCCGGCACGCTGAAATCGCCGGGAAAGGTGGCCCGCAGCCGGGTGAAGCCGAGGCGCCGCAGACCGAGACCGAAGCCCAGCATGCTGCCGAGGGCGTCCCCGTCCGGGTTGACGTGGCAGATCAGCTGCACCTCGTCGTCCACGCCGACCGAACGGACCGCCGCGACGGCGGCGGCCCACTGTTCGGCCGAGGGTTCGGAGGGCAGACTCACCCCTGATCCTCGCCGGCACCGACCCGTTCGGAATCGTCCTCGTCGTCCTCGATCTTGTACGGGTCCGGATCGCCGGCGTACTTCTTGCCGGCGGCCAGCCGCTGCACCTCCTGGTCCTTCAGCCGTGCCTGGGTCAGCAGATCGTCGATCTCCTTGACGTTCTCCAGCACGTTGTCCAGCACGAACGTCAGACTCGGCGAGTGCCGCAGGCCGAGCGCGTGCCCGACCCGGCTGCGCAGCATCCCCTTCGCACTCTCCAGGGCCGCCGCCGTCGAGGACTGCTCGGTCACGTCGCCGAGAACCGTGTAGAAGACGGTCGCCTCACGCAGATCGCCGGTGATCCGGGCATCCGTGATCGTCACCATGCCGAGGCGCGGGTCCTTGATCTCCCGCACCAGCGAAGCCACCAGTTCACGGATGCGCTCCGCGTGCCGCCGTGTCTTGGCCGGATCCGACATCTAGCCCACCTCCGACTGTCGTTCCCGCGGGTCAGCACCGCCCCCGCCTCTAACTGCTGAAGCGTACCCATCTCAGTCTTCGTCGCCGTACAGCCGTCGCTTGACCGAGAGCAACTCGATCTCGGGGCGGCCGGCCACCTGGTTCTCGCAGGTGTCGACGACGGCCCGGGCCTGGGCCGGGTCGCCCGCCACGACGGCTACCCCGATCTGGGCCCGTCCATGCAGGTCGTGAAAGCCCACCTCGGCGGCGCTGACCTCGTACTTCTTCAGCATCGCGAGGATCGGGCGGACATAGGAACGCTTCTGCTTCAGCGAGCGGGAGTCACCGGGCAGGAGCAGGTCGAAGACTGCGGTCTCGGTATACATCAGCGAGCAGGGTACGCCCGACGGGCACCGGGATCAGCCCGATTTCCGGGCCACCACGACGTCGCGCTCGATGCCCTGGTCCACCCGGTGCTCCAGCGGCAGGTGCTCGACCAGGGTCAGCCCGCCGGCCAGCAGGATGTCCTCGGCCAGCTCCCGCTTGGCGACCTTGGTGTTCCAGGAGAGGCCGATCGCGCCGCCGGGGCGCAGCAGCGGCAGCCACTGCGGCACCGCACGCTCCAGCAGGTCGAGCGGGCGCCGGGAGATGTTCCCACCGTCGTCGTAGCTGCCGTGCGCCACGCCGTACGGCAGGTCGGCGACCAGCACGTCGGCGCACCCGCCGCGGATCAGGCCGTCGAGCTGGGTGGTGTCGGCGTGCAGCACGGTGATCTTCTGCACCGCCCCGGCCTTGTGGTCGTCCTTGCTGGGCGCGAGCGTCACCTCCATGCGCCGGGCTGCCCGGCGTCCCTGCCGGCGCATCGGGACCAGCTCGGCGGTGTGCTTGAGCCGCTTGCGCTTCAGCCAGGTCTGCAGGAACAGCTTGTACGCCTCGACGTCCTTGCCGTCGATCTCCACGCCGATGCCGTCGTAGCCGTACATCAGGGCCTGGTTGAGCGTGGTCCCGCGGCCGCACAGCGGGTCGAGGACGGTGAGGTGGCCGTCCAGCATCCGTTCGGCCGACGCGGAGGCGAGCAGCGTGAGGTTGAGCACCAGCTTGGTGAACTGCTCGTTGGTCTTGCCGGCGTACTTCGGGATGGTGATCAAGTCGCTGTCGTACCGGGCCAGCGGGGTGAGCGTGAGCGGCCGCAGCAGGTCGGCGTCGAGGAGCTCGAAGAGGGCGTAGGCGGACGACAGGTTCGACAGGTAGGCGATGTCGCGTGGGTTCAGGTCGGCGCTGAACGTGAGGTACTCCACGCCGCCGATCGCGGTCACCTCGATCTCGGTGGGCTCCGCGGAGAGCACCGGACCGAAGGCAGCGAGCTCCGCCTGGGACATCCGGGACGCCTGGTCGGCGTAGACACGGTTGGCGGACGGAGCGAGCAGCATGGCGTACCTGGACATCCCGCCATTCTGCCGAAACGGCCCCCGGCGCTTCCGCACCGGGGGCCGTCGGTCGAACCGGGGGCTTACGCCCGCGGCTTCTCGCGCATCTCGAAGGTCTCGATCACGTCGCCGATCTGCGGCGTGCCGAAGCCCTGGAGCGTCAGACCACACTCGAAGCCCTCGCGGACCTCGGTGGCGTCGTCCTTGAACCGCTTGAGCGAGCTGATCGTGACGTTGTCCGCCACCACGGTGCCCTCCCGAAGGATGCGCGCCTTGGCGTTGCGGCGGATGAGACCCGACCGGACGATACAACCGGCGATGAGACCGATCTTGGACGAGCGGAAGACCTCGCGGATCTCCGCGGTGCCCAGCTCGACCTCTTCGTACTCCGGCTTGAGCAGGCCCTTCAGAGCCGCCTCGATCTCCTCGATGGCCTGGTAGATCACGCTGTAGTAGCGGATCTCCACGCCGGCGCGGTCGGCCATCTCCTTGACCTTGTTCGAGGCCCGGACATTGAAGCCGATGATCGTCGCGGTCTGCTCC is part of the Actinoplanes sp. NBC_00393 genome and harbors:
- a CDS encoding bifunctional riboflavin kinase/FAD synthetase; protein product: MQRWRGFESVPGGWGRSVVTIGVFDGVHRGHQAIIGHAVKRARDLGLQSVVVTFDPHPAEVVRPGSHPAVLTESVRKAELIEELGVDALCVVPFTPAFSQLSPNEFVHDVLVEALHTAVVVVGDNFRFGHKAAGDVQLLDTLGRKFGFTLEDAPLVSEDGLVFSSTYIRSCVDAGDVRAAAAALGRPHRLAGVVVRGDQRGRELGFPTANLMVHRYAAVPADGIYAAWLTRGGENAARLPASVSIGTNPTFSGRERRVEAYVLDFSGDLYGERVSLDFVAHLREQRRYDEIEPLIAQIRADVEETRVLLQ
- a CDS encoding response regulator, which codes for MSVEWTRLVLLAAEIAFAVLFLRALLGHLRRHDPLQRDVALVFAPLMLAFCVDGLRAALGPMPGWVNLLTAAALLAQPYLTLRLAGRLRSVPRALHVAALTGYAAVLAPFAVLPRPLAVEARVAAVVYFLAVEVIAAGLLYGEARCRTGANRARLMTAAGATLTFGLMMMLRGGGDADSPLRAVSVILALGSGLGYLIAFMPPRWLRRLFSAAAAQSVTERLLATSDQVWQTYAEIMREQTGADAVAVLLHDGDRTLARIAYAGPPLASTDEPIDADLTRLVERNVPLRLQEAVPELARHFAGLDNDYVRALCMRVPPDVDGAVLFFNRHRNLFSEDDLRLLTDLGGQAGLLAERQAITDRLSASVAELTRANQAKSDFLANMSHELRTPLNAIIGFSDLMRMEEPEGDRRRVPADWVDHVHGSGRHLLGLINDILDLSKVEAGRMELRLAPVRADTAIEELLTALAPLFTEKQLTVRTDLAPVTVLADRVRLRQIVENLLSNAVKFTPSGGTVSITVAAGGDEGLITVTDTGVGIAAEDIERIFEEFQQVGDPSRRHAGTGLGLALTRRLAEAHQGGVTCESELGKGSSFTVRLPAAPVTQASATGAAGAPAVLLIEDDPQSAELMQTHLANAGYRVEVAGTGESGLAVAREHHPDAIVLDVGLPGIDGFEVLRRLKADARLSGVPVFFASVVDEIPAGLALGAHDYFVKPVDPAVLLSALANAIAARPRVLVVDHDDAVRRTIEEGLRAGGADVVACADGHAGLARSRAEEFDLIVCDTQSPAADGFSLLAALEQDPAGRHTPVLTLPLPDFWGTRAHPTGIRSVGPVAEVAGLTGPPAPVPPRLRSAVPRRKDDL
- a CDS encoding response regulator, which gives rise to MSEPHRILLVEDEELNRMLVKAVLSRADIATVRDAEVVDAVTLAAARQRLAETDVDLILLDLNLPDGDGLTLARELAAGPPPDGRPKPHVVAVTASVLPQDQKAALDAGCDDFLDKPYAAADLVATVARHLPA
- the truB gene encoding tRNA pseudouridine(55) synthase TruB; the encoded protein is MNTDGLIVVDKPAGMTSHDVVARIRRLAKTRRVGHGGTLDPMATGVLIIGVNRATRLLTYVIGSRKSYAGTIRLGQTTVTDDAEGDVTASVPAGAVSDEAIRAGLAAQVGEIDQVPSAVSAIKINGERAYKRVREGETVEIPARRITVYRLDVLDIRRPEGADVIDVDIDVTCSSGTYIRAIARDLGAALGVGGHLTALRRTAVGDMALDAAATLPELEERAPDVVGLSLAEAARRSFPQRTATDEETRVLRHGGPLEPVGIEGPYAVFDQSGEVLAIVSERGGKARAEIVLAPA
- a CDS encoding MATE family efflux transporter, translated to MSPPADAYAVPQRTATARRIAGLALPALVVLAAEPLYVLVDTAVVGHLGRVELAAIAIGGTVMSVAVWFGTLMAYGTTGRAARRFGAGDRPAAVAEGVQASWLALGVGVLLAFLGLFGAEPLARLLAGNPETAEAAAGWLRIAALGAPGLLLAAAGNGWMRGVQDTRRPLYIVLGANVLSAILCPILVYPLGLGLTGSAIANVVAQTVGGGLFLLALIREARALRPVPSIIVRQVVLGRDLLIRGAAFQACFLSATAVASRFGVAEVGAHQIALQLWFFAALALDAVAIAAQSLVGAALGAGDADEARDVARRVTLAGGVAATLFAALALAGASAVPTWFTSDPAVHAQAAVVWPWFVALLPFAGVVYALDGVLIGAGDVAFLRTITLISALVGFLPAIWLAYALDLGLGGVWAGLGLFTLIRFATLVWRWRSPRWAITGATR
- a CDS encoding DHH family phosphoesterase; this encodes MSLPSEPSAEQWAAAVAAVRSVGVDDEVQLICHVNPDGDALGSMLGFGLGLRRLGFTRLRATFPGDFSVPDPYAALPGSDLLVPEPDAFGDPRLVLVFDVASESRLGALAGRLEAAPCSIVLDHHASNTGFGDVRLVDPRAAATSVVAEQLLARLGVPLDREIAECLYVALATDTGSFKFDMTTVAVHELAARLIATGIRPGEISRRIFDSRPFGAMKLTGEVLGRAVLEPGAAGGRGMVWTYATLADLDRHEQPPYVLDSLIDPVRSVAEADVSVVVKQVAAGEWSVSLRSKGAVDVSGVAVAQGGGGHRLAAGFTGHGEAHEVVDTVRRLLDEYLN
- the rbfA gene encoding 30S ribosome-binding factor RbfA; this translates as MSDPAKTRRHAERIRELVASLVREIKDPRLGMVTITDARITGDLREATVFYTVLGDVTEQSSTAAALESAKGMLRSRVGHALGLRHSPSLTFVLDNVLENVKEIDDLLTQARLKDQEVQRLAAGKKYAGDPDPYKIEDDEDDSERVGAGEDQG
- a CDS encoding DUF503 domain-containing protein, with the translated sequence MYTETAVFDLLLPGDSRSLKQKRSYVRPILAMLKKYEVSAAEVGFHDLHGRAQIGVAVVAGDPAQARAVVDTCENQVAGRPEIELLSVKRRLYGDED
- a CDS encoding TRM11 family SAM-dependent methyltransferase, which encodes MSRYAMLLAPSANRVYADQASRMSQAELAAFGPVLSAEPTEIEVTAIGGVEYLTFSADLNPRDIAYLSNLSSAYALFELLDADLLRPLTLTPLARYDSDLITIPKYAGKTNEQFTKLVLNLTLLASASAERMLDGHLTVLDPLCGRGTTLNQALMYGYDGIGVEIDGKDVEAYKLFLQTWLKRKRLKHTAELVPMRRQGRRAARRMEVTLAPSKDDHKAGAVQKITVLHADTTQLDGLIRGGCADVLVADLPYGVAHGSYDDGGNISRRPLDLLERAVPQWLPLLRPGGAIGLSWNTKVAKRELAEDILLAGGLTLVEHLPLEHRVDQGIERDVVVARKSG